From Streptomyces sp. Edi4, one genomic window encodes:
- a CDS encoding DUF4231 domain-containing protein — translation MTAIPGPPQSKVFRNADLPALFHHADALAIGRQQSAVKLTRTQLTLLVAGAAATALPRVRVGQDFQLLSAVSALAYAGVLLATFGAARRHAASHWQLNRSAAEFIKSMCWRYAVHGAPFDLAAPDPDAVFVTRVEEGLRELRKVGWRDPREQGAPALRELITPGMRELRGRPFTVRKETYVRDRLIEQRNWYRRRQETSRRATRLWSTAITLLTLLALLFTLLQTFSVADRVDLAGVLSASAAACLAWSEIRRHQPLITAHSLVEQDLMEMHVAMENTVTERQWPQAVYETERVVSPQHTDWLARLRS, via the coding sequence GTGACGGCGATTCCCGGCCCACCGCAGAGCAAAGTCTTCCGGAACGCGGATCTGCCGGCCCTCTTCCACCACGCGGACGCGCTGGCGATCGGCCGCCAGCAGTCCGCGGTCAAGCTCACCCGCACCCAGCTCACGCTCCTGGTGGCGGGCGCGGCGGCGACGGCGCTGCCACGGGTGCGCGTCGGCCAGGACTTCCAGCTGCTCAGCGCGGTGAGCGCCCTCGCCTACGCGGGGGTGCTGCTGGCGACCTTCGGAGCGGCCCGGCGGCACGCCGCCTCGCACTGGCAACTCAACCGTTCGGCCGCCGAGTTCATCAAGTCGATGTGCTGGCGCTACGCCGTGCACGGCGCGCCCTTCGACCTCGCCGCGCCCGATCCGGACGCCGTGTTCGTGACCCGCGTCGAGGAGGGGCTGCGGGAGCTGAGGAAGGTGGGCTGGCGCGACCCGCGCGAACAGGGCGCGCCGGCCCTGCGGGAGCTGATCACCCCGGGGATGCGGGAGTTACGGGGCAGGCCGTTCACCGTACGCAAGGAGACGTACGTACGCGACCGGCTGATCGAGCAGCGCAACTGGTACCGGCGCCGCCAGGAGACCTCGCGGCGCGCGACCCGGCTGTGGTCGACGGCCATCACCCTGCTGACGCTGCTCGCCCTCCTGTTCACCCTGCTCCAGACCTTCTCGGTCGCCGACCGGGTGGACCTCGCGGGCGTCCTTTCGGCCTCCGCGGCGGCGTGTCTGGCCTGGAGCGAGATCCGCCGCCACCAGCCGCTGATAACGGCCCACTCGCTGGTGGAGCAGGACCTGATGGAGATGCACGTGGCGATGGAGAACACGGTGACCGAACGGCAGTGGCCGCAGGCCGTGTACGAGACCGAGCGCGTCGTCTCGCCCCAGCACACCGACTGGCTTGCCCGGCTGCGCAGTTGA
- a CDS encoding S1 family peptidase, which translates to MRIKRTTPASPARPARRLKIAAVASGLLAAVAIAVPQASATPARTFDAAALTAASDAVRGADVAGTAWSVDSASGKVRLTADSTVTAADLAKIRREAGTNAGAISVERTPGKLTKLLSGGDAIYTTSWRCSLGFNVKKGSTYYFLTAGHCTQGYPDYYTNSSHSTSIGPTVGTSFPGNDYGLVQYTNTSLAHPSAVGSQPITSAANPSVGQTVTRRGSTTGVHSGKVTALNQTVNYGNGDIVSGLIKTTVCAEPGDSGGPLYAGSTALGLTSGGSGNCSSGGTTFFQPVVEAMNAYGVTLF; encoded by the coding sequence GTGAGGATCAAGCGCACCACCCCCGCATCCCCCGCCCGCCCCGCCAGACGCCTCAAGATCGCCGCCGTCGCGTCCGGGCTGCTCGCCGCCGTGGCCATCGCCGTTCCCCAGGCGAGCGCCACCCCCGCCCGCACCTTCGACGCCGCCGCCCTGACCGCCGCGAGCGACGCCGTCCGTGGCGCGGACGTCGCCGGAACCGCCTGGAGCGTGGACAGCGCGAGCGGAAAGGTCCGTCTCACCGCCGACTCGACCGTCACGGCCGCGGACCTGGCGAAGATCAGACGCGAGGCCGGGACCAACGCCGGCGCGATAAGCGTCGAGCGGACTCCCGGCAAACTCACCAAGCTGCTCTCCGGCGGCGACGCCATCTACACCACCAGCTGGCGCTGCTCCCTCGGCTTCAACGTCAAGAAGGGCTCCACCTACTACTTCCTGACGGCCGGCCACTGCACGCAGGGCTACCCGGACTACTACACCAACTCCTCCCACTCCACGAGCATCGGCCCGACCGTGGGCACCAGCTTCCCCGGCAACGACTACGGCCTCGTGCAGTACACCAACACCTCGCTCGCGCACCCGAGCGCCGTGGGCAGCCAGCCCATCACCAGCGCCGCTAACCCCTCCGTCGGCCAGACGGTCACCCGGCGCGGCTCGACCACCGGCGTCCACAGCGGTAAGGTCACCGCGCTCAACCAGACGGTCAACTACGGCAACGGCGACATCGTCTCCGGCCTGATCAAGACCACCGTGTGCGCCGAGCCCGGCGACTCCGGCGGCCCCCTCTACGCCGGCTCCACCGCGCTCGGGCTGACCTCGGGCGGCAGCGGCAACTGCTCATCGGGCGGAACGACGTTCTTCCAGCCGGTGGTCGAAGCCATGAACGCCTACGGCGTGACCCTGTTCTGA